In the Aquimarina spinulae genome, GTTTACGGTACGGGCTGCTTCACTTGGTTTTCTTGGAAGTCGATCCGCTAGATTATCACCTCGACCGTAGTCTTAGTGTACTATCGCCGTGTTACCACTGGCTTCAACGCACATTTCCGTCAGTGCGCACTAACTTCTCGCCTCCGTCACTTTTAATGTGAGCAGGTACAGGAATATTAACCTGTTGTCCATCCACTACCCCTTTCGGGTTCGCGTTAGGGCCCGACTAACCCTCAGCTGATTAGCATAGCTGAGGAAACCTTAGTCTTTCGGTGTGCGGGTTTCTCGCCCGCATTATCGTTACTTATGCCTACATTTTCTTTTGTAGATACTCCAGCATACCTCACAGTACACCTTCAACGTCACTACAATGCTCCCCTACCCCTCCAAACTAGTTGGAGGCCATAGCTTCGGTAATATGCTTATGCCCGATTATTATCCATGCCGAACCGCTCGACTAGTGAGCTGTTACGCACTCTTTAAATGAATGGCTGCTTCCAAGCCAACATCCTAGCTGTCTAAGCAGTTCAACCGCGTTTTTTCAACTTAGCATATATTTTGGGACCTTAGCTGATGGTCTGGGTTCTTTCCCTCTCGGACATGGACCTTAGCACCCATGCCCTCACTGCTGGTAAACATTTTATAGCATTCGGAGTTTGTCAGGAATTGGTAGGCGGTGAAGCCCCCGCATCCAATCAGTAGCTCTACCTCTATAAAACTATACCAACGCTGCACCTAAATGCATTTCGGGGAGTACGAGCTATTTCCGAGTTTGATTGGCCTTTCACCCCTACCCTCAGGTCATCCCAAGACTTTTCAACGTCAACGGGTTCGGTCCTCCACTTTGGATTAACAAAGCTTCAACCTGCCCAAGGGTAGATCACACGGTTTCGCGTCTACTACTACTAACTTAATCGCCCTATTCAGACTCGCTTTCGCTACGGATCCGATGCTGAACATCTTAACCTTGCTAGTAAAAGTAACTCGTAGGCTCATTATGCAAAAGGCACGCCGTCACACATAAATGCGCTCCGACCGCTTGTAAGCGTATGGTTTCAGGATCTTTTTCACTCCCTTATTCAGGGTTCTTTTCACCTTTCCCTCACGGTACTGGTTCACTATCGGTCTCTCAGGAGTATTTAGCCTTAACGGATGGTCCCGCCAGATTCATACAGGATTACACGTGTCCCGCACTACTCAGGATACTACTAAATCAATGTGCTTTACTTATACCAGGCTATCACTGTCTATGGCTCCTCTTTCCAAAGGATTCTAATTCATTACATATCTTATATTGTAGTCCTACAACCCCTGCATTGCCGTAACAATACAGGTTTGGGCTAATCCGCGTTCGCTCGCCACTACTAACGGAATCACTTTTGTTTTCTTCTCCTCCGGGTACTTAGATGTTTCAGTTCTCCGGGTTCGCCTCCTCGAAAGGATACTATATCTTCAATATAGTGGGTTGCCCCATTCGGATATCTACGGATCAATCAGTATGTGCCTGTCCCCGTAGCTTTTCGCAGCTTATCACGTCCTTCTTCGCCTCTGAGAGCCTAGGCATTCCCCATACGCCCTTAATTAGCTTATGCGTCTTGCTTTAACTTGCTCTTTTAGTTTTTGCCGATACTAATAAAGTAACTAAATTAGTATCAACCTCTTTTATGTTCATTAATTGTAAACAATTAATGCTCGTATTTTTAAATCAATATGTCAATGAACGTTTTTCTTAATAACAATATAAAATCAATGAATATAAAGACTATTTCATTTCATGAATCCTGTGCTTTATAATCTATCAATACTTATACCTAAAGAATCGTGGAGAATATCGGAGTCGAACCGATGACCTCCTGCGTGCAAGGCAGGCGCTCTAGCCAGCTGAGCTAATCCCCCGTATTAGTTGTTAGTTATCAGTTAATAGTTGTTAGAACTTTAACATAACTCCTACTTTCTTAACGTGAACGCTAACTCCTAGAATTTCCTTTCAATATAATATGAACTTAGTTTTTAATCCGTAATTCTAAATCATGAATCACTAATTAAAATCGTAGTCTCAGCCAGACTCCCTTCGATAAACTCAGGATAAACTTCTTGTCTGTCTTTCGACTTGTAGTCTCAGGCAGACTCGAACTGCCGACCTCTACATTATCAGTGTAGCGCTCTAACCAGCTGAGCTATGAGACTTCTTCATAGTTGTGTGTTGGTGGTTAATTGTTGATCGTTGAAACAATCAACTAACAACCAAAAACTAACAACTAAATAATTAATTAACAGCATAAAGACTAAAAACAACTAAGATACATTCCATCGTATCATTTCTTGGTTTCCTTATAAAAGGAAATCTCTAGAAAGGAGGTGTTCCAGCCGCACCTTCCGGTACGGCTACCTTGTTACGACTTAGCCCCAGTTACCAGTTTTACCCTAGGCCGCTCCTAAACGGTGACGGACTTCAGGTACTCCCAGCTTCCATGGCTTGACGGGCGGTGTGTACAAGGCCCGGGAACGTATTCACCGGATCATGGCTGATATCCGATTACTAGCGATTCCAGCTTCACGGAGTCGAGTTGCAGACTCCGATCCGAACTGTGACCGGCTTTATAGATTCGCTCCTATTCACATAGTGGCTGCTCTCTGTACCGGCCATTGTAGCACGTGTGTGGCCCAGGACGTAAGGGCCGTGATGATTTGACGTCATCCCCACCTTCCTCGCGGTTTGCACCGGCAGTCTTGCTAGAGTTCCCGACATGACTCGCTGGCAACTAACAACAGGGGTTGCGCTCGTTATAGGACTTAACCTGACACCTCACGGCACGAGCTGACGACAACCATGCAGCACCTTGTAAATTGTCCGAAGAAAAGTCTATCTCTAAACCTGTCAATCTACATTTAAGCCCTGGTAAGGTTCCTCGCGTATCATCGAATTAAACCACATGCTCCACCGCTTGTGCGGGCCCCCGTCAATTCCTTTGAGTTTCATTCTTGCGAACGTACTCCCCAGGTGGGTTACTTATCACTTTCGCTTAGCCACTCAGACCGAAGTCCGAACAGCTAGTAACCATCGTTTACGGCGTGGACTACCAGGGTATCTAATCCTGTTCGCTACCCACGCTTTCGTCCCTTAGCGTCAATTAATTGTTAGTGATCTGCCTTCGCAATCGGTATTCTGTGTAATATCTATGCATTTCACCGCTACACTACACATTCTAACCACTTCACAATAATTCAAGTCTTGCAGTATCAATGGCAATTTTCCGGTTGAGCCGAAAACTTTCACCACTGACTTACTAAACCGCCTACGGACCCTTTAAACCCAATGATTCCGGATAACGCTTGGATCCTCCGTATTACCGCGGCTGCTGGCACGGAGTTAGCCGATCCTTATTCGTAGAGTACCGTCAGCATTCCACACGTGGAATGGTTTCTTCCTCTATAAAAGTAGTTTACAACCCATAGGGCAGTCTTCCTACACGCGGCATGGCTGGATCAGAGTTGCCTCCATTGTCCAATATTCCTCACTGCTGCCTCCCGTAGGAGTCTGGTCCGTGTCTCAGTACCAGTGTGGGGGATCTCCCTCTCAGGACCCCTATCTATCGTAGCCTTGGTATGCCGTTACCATACCAACTAGCTAATAGAACGCATAGCCATCTTATAGCGATAAATCTTTAATCCTTAGTGAAGGCTCACTTAAGATACTATAAGGTATTAATCCAAATTTCTCTGGGCTATCCCTTACTATAAGGTAGGTACTATACGCGTTACGCACCCGTGCGCCGGTCGTCAGCGAGTGCAAGCACTCCTGTTACCCCTCGACTTGCATGTGTTAAGCCTGCCGCTAGCGTTCATCCTGAGCCAGGATCAAACTCTTCATCGTTTGTCTTTAAATATTATTCAAAACAATACAACGGAATTATAATCGTATCTCAATATGTCTCTAGTCTTTATTCTCTGTATAAACTATCTCTAGCTTTATACGCGCTGTCAATCAATATGTCTATGAACTTCGTTTAATTAATAAAGCAATCTTCATCGCTATTAATTATAGATCGTAAATAAGGAATCGAACCCCATAAATGTTAACTAAAACACCCTAAACCATTACTACTGTTTTTTATGAACTTGTGCTGTTTCTCTAAGCGGGTGCAAATATATAACCCCTTTTATTATTAGCAAAACTTTTTGTGAATTATTTTTAAAAAAAATCAACCCTACTTAATCCTCTAATCCAATCTCAATGAACATACAAAACAATATCCCGTTTTGCGGGCGCAAACATACAACCCTTTTTTATTCTGACAAGATTTTTTTAATAAAGTTTTTAAAACTTTTTCTTAACTATAAAACCAAAAACAAACCTCTCAATGAACTCACAAAACATTATCCCGTTTTGCGGGTGCAAACATACAATCCTTTTTCCTTCTATCAACAAAATTTGGTAACTATTTTGAAACTTTTTTTTAACACTCTGATATCACAAACTTTACATGAACATAAAAAGTATAAACTGTACTACGACCCCAGACATAAGGTATCTCAATCTAAGCAGAGGTATTCTTTTTTTACATCACAGAAGCACAATACCTATACTATCTAATTGTTTATTTTAAATAACAGCAAAGAATTACATTGTCAATATTTTATTTAACAGAGTTGCACTTAGGTATAATCCTATCCCGAAAATGGTATGAGCAAGCAAGCTTTTTATTCTACCTGTAGCTGGATTTGGTATATCTGATAATGCAATTCCTAATCCAAATGCGGGCTGCATAATAAAAAAAGGAGCGACAATGGTAACAAGACCTATTAAAATCGCAGGTTGAAGAGTTGGATTAGTTAGCCAATTTTTACTGCAAACAAATACCAATAAAAATGCAAATGATATTCCTATTATATAATGTGACAACCAACCTATTATCAATTCATTTTTTAATGAGGGGGAATTAAAGATTTTATCATGAAAGAATTTTCCTTTGGGTATATAACCAACCCAACGACCAAGAAGACTATAGTCAAGTGATTTTATTTTAAACAGACTTAATATATATGACCAAATATCCATTGTAAATGTAGCACTAACACCAATAATTATTGTTTTTAATATCCAATTCATTTTATATCTGTTTTCTTGATTAGTTTAGACGATAAAGAGAAATAATAAGAGATTATATTAACACACACAAAATTAGTACGCATACAGGATGCTGGAGTAGGACAAAATTTTGGTTTACCAGGACTTATCTAAAATTATGTCTAAACACTTTGGGTGAACACCCCATATGTTTTTTAAAAAACCTGATAAAATAAGATGCATCATCATATCCTAAATCATAAGCTATACTACTTACTTGATTAGACGTAGCCAAAAGATATCTTTTAGCTTCTAAAATTATATGTTCATTGATTAACTCTGAACATGTTTTACCTAATGTAGATTTAGTGATGGCATTAAGCTGATATAAAGAAAGGTTCATCATTTCTGCATACTGAGCTGCTCGTTTATAGGTAATGCTATGTGTTTCTAAAAGTTCTAAAAATTCTTCGAGTCGTTCTTGTGAATATGGTGTACCGTTACCCCTATGGTCTTTTCCTATTTTTCGACTAAGTTCGGTAAGTAATATGCTTAAGTTTGCATTAATTACTTCCTGGTACCCCTCATCCTTATTTGTAAATTCCTGAAAAATTGCTTCTAAAACAGATATTGGTTTTTTAAAACTATTACTATCAAATTGATAACAGTTCAAACTACTTATTTTTCTTAGCAATGCTACCTTTACCCTATCATGAGCAACATAAGAATTGGCATTAAAATTAAGTAAATACCCAGTGCTCTCCTTATTTAATGTAAGCTGATGTACCTGACCCGGGCGAAGAACAAATATAGAATACGCACAAACATCATAAGAAATAAAATCTATTTCATGAAAACCCGACCCTTGCTCCAGTGCAAGTAAAAAGAAAAAATCATGCCTGTGAAGATTTTGGGTCATCCGTTTTCCGCCTAACATCTTCTTAACATCTTTAATTGCGAAAATAGACTCGTTTGAGTTCACATTACCTTTTCTTACCGGAATCTCTTGCATTATACGACTCAAGGATTTAAATTCAACTAGTCTTTTTAAAAATCACACCATTTACTACAAGCCTATATTCATTCATGGGATAAGAAAATCTCATATTAAATTAAATTTCATCGAATCTTTCTTACCCCTTGCACAAAAGCTTTGCATCAGAAAAGTATACTAATACTTTTTCGCACCACTAAGATAATTAAACCGATAAAAACGTAGTTCTGTTTATTTACCTAATTCATTCCAGATTTTCTTAAATCTTTCTAAATTATCTGAAGTTAGATCTTCGTTTGCCATTAGAATCTGTCCAATGTTTGTTTTGGGATCAAACATCATAAAAGCAGATACTCCTAGATCTGAACCGGTATGCCCTATTTTACCAGATTTAAAATACGCCATAAAAAGTCCGGTATTAGGTTCTCTTGGGCTAATGTTCTGAACGTTTTTCCTTTCATCAAAATTCTTAGTATATAACTCAACCCACGACTTTTTAGTAAGTAATGTACTATTTCCATTATATCCTTTTATGAGTTCAATTAAGTAAAGAGATAAGTCTTCTATGTTTGTTTTTAAGCTTCCGTCGGGATACGTCACACAAGAATAAGGCCGTATAGCCTGATCTTTTTCATCGTATAGTATACTATGTTGTGTACTGTCTATATTCTTATAAAACCAAGCTGTATTATTCATGTTTAGTGGTTTGAATATATGTTCTTCGGTAAACTCATTAAAAGGTTTATCACTAACTTTTTCAATTATATAAGCCGCTAATGCCGCTCCAATATTCGAATACTCATATTGTACTCCCGCTTTCTTTTTCGAGAAGCTTTTCTTTACACTCTTCCTATTATGATTAAGATGCTCATATAGGTATGTTTTTAAAGATATTTTTGGGGAAAGCTCATAGGCATATGCAGATTCGTATATATTTTTATTATCTATGATTCCTGAGGTATGGGTTGCCAGGTGTCTCAATGTAATAATGTTCGAATCGTCGACATGCGGATTAACAATTTTAAAGTCCAGATATTCATTAATATCCTTATCCAAATCAAGTAGTCCTTTCTCTTTGGCGATCATTAAGGAAACTCCGATAACTGTTTTACTCACCGATCCAACGGGTTGAATTGTATTTTTTGAATACTTCTTCTTTTTTTCTGTATTAGCTAATCCAAATGTTTCAACTTTTAGAACCTCATCCCCATTAACTACAGCTGTAGCATAGCCCGTAAATTTTCTATCTTGAGATATACAACTCTGGATGCTTAAAAAAGCAATCAAAATAAAAGTAAAATAAGATTTCATAATTATTGTTTTTTTGATTGATATATTCATTTTGAAATTACATACTACTCAAACATTACATATCACCCTATCGAATAATTATTCTGTTGAGATTTGACACAAATAAATATGAAAATGAAGATCTAAACGCCCCAATGCTTCTATTGGCACCTATTTTTAAGATGTTTCCTGAAGTGAGGATTTGAATTGAGAAGGAGACAAACCAGTTTCTTTTTTAAATATTCGATTAAAGCTGGTCTTAGATTTAAAGCCAGATTCGTATGCAATACCCAAAAGTGTGATATTGTTATACTCTGGTGATTTTATTTTTTCTTTGACAGAGGCTACGCGATACTTATTCACATAGTCATAAAATGTAGTTTTCAAATATTGATTTAAAAATGCTGAGAGTTTTTTATCAGAAATTGAAATTGCATTTGCTAATGTGCTTAAGGTAAGATCTTCGTCTAAATACTTTTTCTCAGCAAACATTACACGTTCTAGTGATAATTTCAGCATATTCAATTCTTCATCATTTATACCAGATAAGTACTCATTTTTTTTACTCTCTTTATCTTTTTTTTCTGGTGTATTGATCAAGAAATCCGGGAGTAAAATTTTTGACTGTTTAACTCCATAATATCCTAAATATATTATCAATATAATTACTGAGACTAATGTTAAATACGAGGTTTCAAAATTCAAATCTTTGACGTTGACCTCATATAAAGTAAATATCACATCCAGGCATGAAATCACGAGCACACCGATTAGCATTCGTTTCACCCAACCAAAATCACTTTCAGAAATGTTTGAAAAATTGAGTTTCATTGCACCTTTATATCTATTAAATAATTTTAATGAATACAATGTGTAGAAAATAAAATACAACATCAACAAAATACCAAACAGATCTCCATGATCATTGATGGTTTTTAAATAGTTAAAAACAAACTCTTTCTTAATGATTGAGATCAAAAAAGGAATGGACACACATAGCAAATAGAGCAAAGTGGGAACAAAATGAATGTAGTATTTCCTTATTAGTTTTGTCTTTCCCTCAAATAGAGACTTTATATAAACAAATATCAAAGGTCCGGTAAAAAATTCAATAATTTCATTAAACACAAAAGTGCTTAGAAATAAGAATTTTAATTTATGAACTTGTGCATACCCATGAATAATGTAAAATAGGGTTATAGAAAAAAACAAAAGAAGTAATTGCTGTGGTGTTTCTTTGGTTTTAGATTTTATCAACAACAGAAGTATAATAGCATTAATAACGATTCCTGTGGTTAAAAAAAAGGTAATTATTAAATTCATAAACTAAAAATGCTGTAAATTATCTCTAATTATATAGCGAGTATTGGGTTATTTTACGATTAAACCAAAATAACAATGTCTATTTAATAATTTGCAAAATGCGTATGTATTATTTTCGCATTACCTTGTTTATCATTACTAAGAATAAATGTAACGGGGCCTTTTGAAATACTATCTTTTACTGCATTTCTATCTCCAAAATACCATACCGCAGCTACCATTGCAGTTTCTCCATAAATTTTTGTCGTCATATCTTCTAACCAGAGCGATTTTTCAGGTTGCTTTCCCCCTTCTACAAAACCAAATCCCAGGTGATGTGGTTTTAGATGCTTGTATCCAATCATCAAACCTTCCTTTTCTGATGAAAAATAGGTAAGATCTTCGGTTTGAAGAAAGATATCGTCTAGCAGATTTAAGTCATAAGTCTCCCACAAATTTAACCATTTATTAATCACATGTTCTGTCTCATTTTGAGATAAAGCTGCTTTCTTATTTTGAATCTCTATTTCATTTTTTTGCGTATTGCAAGCAATTACGAATACAAGGAAAGGGATTATATTTAGAAATTTAAAGTTCATAATCAGAGCTTGTTTTTTATACTATCAATCTATCAAAAAATAAGCAGGTTCGCAAATGTAAAATCAAGTGTAGTCTATCATTAAATCTCTCAATGCTATATCACATCTTGTTGATAGACATTCGGTTTCGTCTTTTTCTTTCTTAAACTTAGGTTTTTTGTCTATTCCAGAGCTATCACAACATTTCCTTTTTTTAGATCTTGTTCTATATACCTATGTGCATCAGCAACTTCTTCTAATGCATACTTCTTATCTATTATTGTCTTTAGCGTACCAGCCTCAATTAATTCTTTAAGAAACTCCAAATCTTTTATTTTAGGACTTGTTAATCCTGTCATCATTTTCTTTTTGCTTGTTAATGACACCCACAAATTTGGGAGTACTCTCGAAAGTAGCGGAATAGCAGAAATATACCTTCCATTTTTATTTAGTAATCGCAGAGATCTTGTATGTGAGAGTGCGCCTACTACATCAAAAACAACATCATATGTTGTTCCATCATGGGAGAAATCCCCAGCTTTGTAATCAATCACTTTGTCTGCTCCAATAGAGCGAAGCATTTCTAGTTTGTCTGCACTGTCTACTGCAGTTACCTGTGCCCCAAAATACTTAGCCAATTGTATTGCATAAGTACCGATGCCACCACCTGCACCATTAATCAGTATCTCTTCTTTATTATTAATTTTTGCCTTTTTTAGGAAATGCAATGAATCTAGCCCCAGAGCAACAGGAGCGGCTTCTTCATAAGTCATATTAGAAGGTAAAGCTGTTAGTACTGCTTTATCTGATAAACTAATATATTCGGCATACGCACCAAAACGCTCACTAATCCCGAAAAGTCGATCTCCTTTACTGAATGAAGTTACCTCTTTTCCCACAGATTCAATTTCACCAGCCAGGTAACTTCCTAATATTCTCTTTCTCGGTTTTCTAAGACCAAAGAACAATCGAACTATCAGCCATGTTACGTTGGGGATTTTCGGGCTACGCATCTCACAATCTCCCATTGTTATTGCAGAAGCACGAATTTTTAGTAGTATTTCATTGTCTTT is a window encoding:
- a CDS encoding DUF2938 domain-containing protein, encoding MNWILKTIIIGVSATFTMDIWSYILSLFKIKSLDYSLLGRWVGYIPKGKFFHDKIFNSPSLKNELIIGWLSHYIIGISFAFLLVFVCSKNWLTNPTLQPAILIGLVTIVAPFFIMQPAFGLGIALSDIPNPATGRIKSLLAHTIFGIGLYLSATLLNKILTM
- a CDS encoding serine hydrolase domain-containing protein codes for the protein MKSYFTFILIAFLSIQSCISQDRKFTGYATAVVNGDEVLKVETFGLANTEKKKKYSKNTIQPVGSVSKTVIGVSLMIAKEKGLLDLDKDINEYLDFKIVNPHVDDSNIITLRHLATHTSGIIDNKNIYESAYAYELSPKISLKTYLYEHLNHNRKSVKKSFSKKKAGVQYEYSNIGAALAAYIIEKVSDKPFNEFTEEHIFKPLNMNNTAWFYKNIDSTQHSILYDEKDQAIRPYSCVTYPDGSLKTNIEDLSLYLIELIKGYNGNSTLLTKKSWVELYTKNFDERKNVQNISPREPNTGLFMAYFKSGKIGHTGSDLGVSAFMMFDPKTNIGQILMANEDLTSDNLERFKKIWNELGK
- a CDS encoding helix-turn-helix domain-containing protein, with product MNLIITFFLTTGIVINAIILLLLIKSKTKETPQQLLLLFFSITLFYIIHGYAQVHKLKFLFLSTFVFNEIIEFFTGPLIFVYIKSLFEGKTKLIRKYYIHFVPTLLYLLCVSIPFLISIIKKEFVFNYLKTINDHGDLFGILLMLYFIFYTLYSLKLFNRYKGAMKLNFSNISESDFGWVKRMLIGVLVISCLDVIFTLYEVNVKDLNFETSYLTLVSVIILIIYLGYYGVKQSKILLPDFLINTPEKKDKESKKNEYLSGINDEELNMLKLSLERVMFAEKKYLDEDLTLSTLANAISISDKKLSAFLNQYLKTTFYDYVNKYRVASVKEKIKSPEYNNITLLGIAYESGFKSKTSFNRIFKKETGLSPSQFKSSLQETS
- a CDS encoding AraC family transcriptional regulator; amino-acid sequence: MQEIPVRKGNVNSNESIFAIKDVKKMLGGKRMTQNLHRHDFFFLLALEQGSGFHEIDFISYDVCAYSIFVLRPGQVHQLTLNKESTGYLLNFNANSYVAHDRVKVALLRKISSLNCYQFDSNSFKKPISVLEAIFQEFTNKDEGYQEVINANLSILLTELSRKIGKDHRGNGTPYSQERLEEFLELLETHSITYKRAAQYAEMMNLSLYQLNAITKSTLGKTCSELINEHIILEAKRYLLATSNQVSSIAYDLGYDDASYFIRFFKKHMGCSPKVFRHNFR
- a CDS encoding NAD(P)-dependent alcohol dehydrogenase is translated as MKTIYYDRYGAPEVLYLKELEKPVLKDNEILLKIRASAITMGDCEMRSPKIPNVTWLIVRLFFGLRKPRKRILGSYLAGEIESVGKEVTSFSKGDRLFGISERFGAYAEYISLSDKAVLTALPSNMTYEEAAPVALGLDSLHFLKKAKINNKEEILINGAGGGIGTYAIQLAKYFGAQVTAVDSADKLEMLRSIGADKVIDYKAGDFSHDGTTYDVVFDVVGALSHTRSLRLLNKNGRYISAIPLLSRVLPNLWVSLTSKKKMMTGLTSPKIKDLEFLKELIEAGTLKTIIDKKYALEEVADAHRYIEQDLKKGNVVIALE